Proteins co-encoded in one Halorussus vallis genomic window:
- a CDS encoding DUF7836 family putative zinc-binding protein, translating into MNETYVRLLCPECGKDWEAGPDELPAHDEMFHCPNCHASRRTAEFTRTERDLETLKQFE; encoded by the coding sequence ATGAACGAAACGTACGTGCGGCTGTTGTGTCCGGAGTGCGGCAAGGACTGGGAAGCGGGTCCCGACGAACTCCCGGCCCACGACGAGATGTTCCACTGTCCCAACTGCCACGCCTCGCGGCGGACCGCCGAGTTCACGCGGACCGAACGCGACCTGGAGACGCTAAAACAGTTCGAGTGA
- a CDS encoding UPF0058 family protein yields the protein MKKQELIHLHGLLAEVGNYYEAECNSAVNLDEYESLGVRPTSIHKSKTDHKAAVFAMAKAITSEMNEVESNETVAPKAD from the coding sequence ATGAAGAAGCAGGAACTCATTCACCTTCACGGCCTGCTCGCGGAGGTCGGGAACTACTACGAAGCCGAGTGTAACAGCGCCGTCAACCTCGACGAGTACGAGTCCCTTGGGGTACGACCAACGTCGATTCACAAATCGAAAACGGATCACAAGGCGGCTGTTTTTGCGATGGCGAAGGCGATTACATCTGAGATGAACGAAGTCGAGAGCAACGAAACCGTTGCTCCCAAAGCCGACTGA
- a CDS encoding translation initiation factor IF-2 subunit beta, with product MEGYDDQLDRALERSPDIEGSTERFDVPDPDVRQEGNVTVYENFRTTLDRLDRDGEHVLKFLQNELGTSAHIDESGRARLTGSFGADRIADAIDEYVDRFVLCPECGLPDTQLEREQGALLLRCEACGARSATSD from the coding sequence ATGGAGGGTTACGACGACCAACTCGACCGGGCGCTCGAACGGAGTCCCGACATCGAGGGGAGCACCGAACGCTTCGACGTACCCGACCCGGACGTTCGCCAGGAGGGCAACGTCACCGTCTACGAAAACTTCCGGACGACGCTCGACCGACTCGACCGCGACGGCGAACACGTCCTCAAATTCCTGCAGAACGAACTCGGTACCAGCGCGCACATCGACGAGAGCGGGCGCGCGCGACTGACCGGTTCGTTCGGCGCGGACCGAATCGCCGACGCCATCGACGAGTACGTCGACCGGTTCGTCCTGTGCCCGGAGTGCGGACTTCCGGACACGCAACTCGAACGAGAACAGGGTGCGTTGTTGCTCCGGTGCGAAGCGTGCGGCGCACGCTCTGCGACCAGCGACTGA
- a CDS encoding DUF555 domain-containing protein: protein MNCRVVVEAAVPVYDVETSDEAVRIAISKTGELLNPDLNYVEINMGERSCPHCGEELDPAFIAADESLVALELEMTVFNVEREEHASRIARKEIGQRLENIPLTVLEVEVIEDDDEDDESTTESETDEDDDSGEDDDVLPEFEDLIE from the coding sequence ATGAACTGCAGAGTTGTCGTGGAAGCCGCAGTCCCGGTCTACGACGTGGAGACGTCGGACGAGGCGGTGCGGATTGCCATCTCTAAGACGGGCGAGTTGCTCAATCCGGACCTCAACTACGTCGAGATAAACATGGGCGAGCGGTCCTGTCCCCACTGCGGGGAGGAACTCGACCCTGCGTTCATCGCGGCCGACGAGAGCCTCGTCGCCCTCGAACTCGAGATGACGGTGTTCAACGTCGAGCGCGAGGAACACGCCTCGCGCATCGCGCGCAAGGAGATCGGCCAGCGTCTCGAGAATATCCCGCTGACCGTCCTCGAAGTCGAGGTCATCGAGGACGACGACGAGGACGACGAATCCACGACCGAAAGCGAAACCGACGAGGACGACGACAGCGGGGAGGACGACGACGTCCTCCCGGAGTTCGAAGACCTCATCGAGTGA